In the Oncorhynchus nerka isolate Pitt River linkage group LG2, Oner_Uvic_2.0, whole genome shotgun sequence genome, one interval contains:
- the lrrfip1b gene encoding leucine-rich repeat flightless-interacting protein 1 isoform X7, translating to MGTQITGTGRKRIPNRERLTAEDDALNQIAREAEARLAAKRAARAEAREIRMKELERQQKEVTHTHLCTVISDDEERMSVGSRGSLRVEERSDRDFLEKGSRTASTLSAATLASLGGPSSRRGSCDTSISVETEASIREIKDSLVESEEKYRKAMVSNAQLHNEKSNLMYQVDTLKDSLIELEEQLYESKREYNDKAKEFERERHAHSVLQRQFNEMRETLKQSEELLTEVGQLRLKQDSCVREISDLQETLGWKEKKIGALERQREFSDAGVRDERDKLRDQVVHLKDTLKKHGIVLSPEVTTNGDAGQMIDGPRSADSTSRLAQESQPSHGGESMLGEAPEMQFDHGEVTTPGGGRLLHEADNYSHDQERALLEIESSDKLNQDKLNDSLQQQTDTEAEQSKYCDQETQVDVAVPEEAILVHFGDKETQIEYEEEKPQYCCTETLVEPAELEGAILVQREYTDGGSDNGEGLNQRGFEPESQEQAENEENSGESNKEAVPVSGGTDGQCEENTNLEKGRENTELLTAVSTDSEEQDISGPTLCDETEATLSQIQRDLQGENTQEYDPGTKGQVIPENSRITESEMIKMILRISVCLGEAKTSPNQISQGSLKKTETIGMEMKNHPGHPAEHQAETGQVTSTGTSAISSTVSNELFISECPDEVGIKTDQLIINTLSEFEKDTQNSLELQQHPNDHFRTESSVEIVPKITDSDGQKLSERVEELESSSVESKPDQIWQESVCGMKEDEPNTKELQAKELPSTISDKMVTPIITEEGKTRLDEQVIPDLPERLETSLVNTLPGVQGDQKMDVAESREKQGCTCKCTCKQSESDQVLMENSLDVALTQRISDSSGEVISDRTEEVEPSPDRIQSESPSRVEREEWCIIEENIYEENLQQEAIQEEQQTEQGEASTSSPAGGDNELNDGASAGYIDSCEEAVLIVKEEETYLSVEEEHISSSPGPSALGQEIQPLPEAVEGRERPPVEEAQKQESGVRKGQRGNRKGKGKVPCKVN from the exons ATCTCAGACGATGAGGAACGGATGTCGGTGGGGAGCCGAGGAAGCCTTAGG GTGGAAGAGAGATCAGACAGGGACTTCCTGGAAAAG GGTTCCAGGACTGCCTCTACTCTCTCAGCAGCCACTCTAGCATCGCTGGGAGGGCCCTCCTCTCGCAGAGGCAGCTGTGACACCTCTATCTCAGTAGAGACAGAGGCCTCCATTCGAGAGATAAAG GACTCCCTGGTGGAGTCTGAGGAGAAGTACCGTAAGGCCATGGTGTCCAACGCCCAGCTACACAACGAGAAGTCCAACCTCATGTACCAGGTGGACACGCTGAAGGACTCGCTCATTGAGCTGGAGGAGCAGCTGTACGAGTCTAAACGAGAGTACAACGACAAGGCCAAGGAGTTTGAGAGGGAGAGGCACGCCCACAGTGTTCTGCAGCGCCAGTTTAACGAGATGAGAGAGACGCTGAAACAGAGTGAAGAACTGTTAACC GAGGTGGGCCAGCTGCGTCTCAAACAGGACAGCTGTGTTAGGGAGATCTCCGACCTGCAGGAGACCCTCGGATGGAAGGAGAAAAAGATTGGG GccttagagagacagagggaattcTCAGACGCCGGCGTGCGGGATGAGCGGGATAAGCTCAGGGATCAGGTGGTCCACCTCAAAGACACTCTGAAG AAACATGGGATAGTGCTGTCACCTGAAGTAACCACCAATGGGGATGCAGGACAGATGATTGACGGGCCTCGCAGTGCAGACTCTACCTCCCGATTGGCTCAGGAGTCCCAGCCGTCTCATGGTGGGGAGAGCATGCTTG GCGAAGCACCAGAGATGCAGTTTGACCATGGCGAGGTGACGACACCAGGGGGAGGCAGACTTCTACATGAGGCTGACAACTACTCACATGACCAGGAGAGGGCACTACTGGAGATAGAATCTTCGGACAAGTTGAACCAAGACAAGTTGAATGACAGCCTGCAGCAACAAACAGACACTGAAGCAGAGCAGTCCAAGTACTGTGACCAAGAGACCCAGGTGGATGTTGCTGTACCTGAAGAAGCCATTTTGGTGCATTTTGGTGACAAAGAGACTCAGATTGAATATGAAGAAGAGAAACCCCAATATTGCTGCACAGAAACTCTGGTGGAACCTGCTGAACTTGAGGGAGCCATTTTGGTTCAAAGGGAATATACAGATGGTGGCAGTGACAATGGAGAGGGGTTGAATCAAAGAGGATTTGAACCAGAATCCCAGGAACAGGCAGAGAATGAGGAAAACAGTGGGGAAAGTAACAAGGAAGCTGTACCAGTAAGCGGTGGCACTGACGGACAATGTGAGGAAAACACAAACCTTGAGAAAGGACGGGAAAACACAGAGCTTCTCACAGCTGTGTCTACTGACTCTGAAGAACAGGACATCTCTGGCCCAACTCTCTGTGATGAGACAGAGGCAACTCTTAGTCAAATCCAAAGGGACCTGCAAGGAGAGAACACCCAGGAGTATGATCCTGGGACTAAAGGTCAAGTCATTCCAGAAAACTCAAGGATCACGGAATCTGAGATGATTAAGATGATTCTGAGGATTTCTGTATGTCTAGGGGAGGCAAAGACCAGCCCAAATCAGATCTCTCAGGGATCATTAAAGAAAACAGAAACAATAGGGATGGAGATGAAGAATCATCCAGGGCATCCTGCAGAGCATCAGGCAGAGACTGGCCAAGTAACATCTACTGGAACATCTGCTATCTCATCTACAGTCTCTAATGAACTGTTTATCTCTGAATGTCCTGACGAGGTTGGAATCAAGACAGATCAGCTCATAATAAACACTTTAAGTGAATTTGAGAAAGACACACAGAATTCTCTAGAACTTCAGCAACATCCGAATGATCATTTCAGGACAGAAAGCTCTGTGGAAATTGTGCCGAAGATCACAGACTCTGACGGACAGAAATTATCTGAGAGGGTTGAAGAGCTGGAGTCGAGTTCAGTGGAGAGCAAGCCAGATCAGATTTGGCAGGAATCTGTATGTGGCATGAAGGAAGATGAACCAAATACTAAAGAGCTTCAGGCAAAGGAGCTCCCATCCACTATCTCTGACAAAATGGTAACACCTATCATAACAGAGGAGGGGAAGACTAGACTAGACGAACAGGTGATCCCTGATTTACCAGAGAGGCTAGAAACCAGCTTAGTAAATACCTTACCAGGAGTTCAAGGTGATCAGAAGATGGATGTAGCAGAATCAAGGGAGAAACAAGGATGTACCTGTAAATGTACATGTAAACAATCCGAGAGTGATCAAGTACTGATGGAAAACTCACTGGATGTAGCTCTAACTCAGAGGATCAGCGACTCTAGTGGAGAGGTTATctcagacaggacagaggaggtAGAGCCCAGCCCAGACAGGATCCAGTCAGAATCACCCAGTCgtgtagagagagaagaatggtgCATCATTGAGGAGAACATCTATGAGGAGAATCTCCAGCAGGAAGCCATTCAGGAGGAGCAACAGACAGAACAGGGGGAGGCTTCAACAAGTTCACCAGCAGGGGGAGACAATGAGTTAAACGATGGGGCCTCCGCTggatatatagacagttgtgaagaAGCCGTTCTAATTGTGAAAGAGGAGGAAACCTATCTATCTGTAGAAGAAGAGCACATCAGCTCCTCACCCGGACCCTCGGCACTTGGCCAAGAGATACAGCCATTACCTGAggcggtggaggggagagagcgcCCCCCAGTGGAAGAAGCCCAGAAACAGGAGAGCGGTGTAAGAAAGGGACAAAGGGGCAATAGGAAGGGCAAGGGCAAAGTTCCTTGCAAAGTAAACTAG
- the lrrfip1b gene encoding leucine-rich repeat flightless-interacting protein 1 isoform X2 — protein MGTQITGTGRKRIPNRERLTAEDDALNQIAREAEARLAAKRAARAEAREIRMKELERQQKEVTHTHLCTVISDDEERMSVGSRGSLRPSDYSGFLGSNSRASSRASSARASPVVEERSDRDFLEKGSRTASTLSAATLASLGGPSSRRGSCDTSISVETEASIREIKDSLVESEEKYRKAMVSNAQLHNEKSNLMYQVDTLKDSLIELEEQLYESKREYNDKAKEFERERHAHSVLQRQFNEMRETLKQSEELLTEVGQLRLKQDSCVREISDLQETLGWKEKKIGALERQREFSDAGVRDERDKLRDQVVHLKDTLKKHGIVLSPEVTTNGDAGQMIDGPRSADSTSRLAQESQPSHGGESMLGEAPEMQFDHGEVTTPGGGRLLHEADNYSHDQERALLEIESSDKLNQDKLNDSLQQQTDTEAEQSKYCDQETQVDVAVPEEAILVHFGDKETQIEYEEEKPQYCCTETLVEPAELEGAILVQREYTDGGSDNGEGLNQRGFEPESQEQAENEENSGESNKEAVPVSGGTDGQCEENTNLEKGRENTELLTAVSTDSEEQDISGPTLCDETEATLSQIQRDLQGENTQEYDPGTKGQVIPENSRITESEMIKMILRISVCLGEAKTSPNQISQGSLKKTETIGMEMKNHPGHPAEHQAETGQVTSTGTSAISSTVSNELFISECPDEVGIKTDQLIINTLSEFEKDTQNSLELQQHPNDHFRTESSVEIVPKITDSDGQKLSERVEELESSSVESKPDQIWQESVCGMKEDEPNTKELQAKELPSTISDKMVTPIITEEGKTRLDEQVIPDLPERLETSLVNTLPGVQGDQKMDVAESREKQGCTCKCTCKQSESDQVLMENSLDVALTQRISDSSGEVISDRTEEVEPSPDRIQSESPSRVEREEWCIIEENIYEENLQQEAIQEEQQTEQGEASTSSPAGGDNELNDGASAGYIDSCEEAVLIVKEEETYLSVEEEHISSSPGPSALGQEIQPLPEAVEGRERPPVEEAQKQESGVRKGQRGNRKGKGKVPCKVN, from the exons ATCTCAGACGATGAGGAACGGATGTCGGTGGGGAGCCGAGGAAGCCTTAGG CCTTCAGACTACAGTGGTTTTCTGGGCTCCAACTCTCGGGCCTCGTCCAGGGCCAGCTCTGCCCGTGCCAGCCCAGTG GTGGAAGAGAGATCAGACAGGGACTTCCTGGAAAAG GGTTCCAGGACTGCCTCTACTCTCTCAGCAGCCACTCTAGCATCGCTGGGAGGGCCCTCCTCTCGCAGAGGCAGCTGTGACACCTCTATCTCAGTAGAGACAGAGGCCTCCATTCGAGAGATAAAG GACTCCCTGGTGGAGTCTGAGGAGAAGTACCGTAAGGCCATGGTGTCCAACGCCCAGCTACACAACGAGAAGTCCAACCTCATGTACCAGGTGGACACGCTGAAGGACTCGCTCATTGAGCTGGAGGAGCAGCTGTACGAGTCTAAACGAGAGTACAACGACAAGGCCAAGGAGTTTGAGAGGGAGAGGCACGCCCACAGTGTTCTGCAGCGCCAGTTTAACGAGATGAGAGAGACGCTGAAACAGAGTGAAGAACTGTTAACC GAGGTGGGCCAGCTGCGTCTCAAACAGGACAGCTGTGTTAGGGAGATCTCCGACCTGCAGGAGACCCTCGGATGGAAGGAGAAAAAGATTGGG GccttagagagacagagggaattcTCAGACGCCGGCGTGCGGGATGAGCGGGATAAGCTCAGGGATCAGGTGGTCCACCTCAAAGACACTCTGAAG AAACATGGGATAGTGCTGTCACCTGAAGTAACCACCAATGGGGATGCAGGACAGATGATTGACGGGCCTCGCAGTGCAGACTCTACCTCCCGATTGGCTCAGGAGTCCCAGCCGTCTCATGGTGGGGAGAGCATGCTTG GCGAAGCACCAGAGATGCAGTTTGACCATGGCGAGGTGACGACACCAGGGGGAGGCAGACTTCTACATGAGGCTGACAACTACTCACATGACCAGGAGAGGGCACTACTGGAGATAGAATCTTCGGACAAGTTGAACCAAGACAAGTTGAATGACAGCCTGCAGCAACAAACAGACACTGAAGCAGAGCAGTCCAAGTACTGTGACCAAGAGACCCAGGTGGATGTTGCTGTACCTGAAGAAGCCATTTTGGTGCATTTTGGTGACAAAGAGACTCAGATTGAATATGAAGAAGAGAAACCCCAATATTGCTGCACAGAAACTCTGGTGGAACCTGCTGAACTTGAGGGAGCCATTTTGGTTCAAAGGGAATATACAGATGGTGGCAGTGACAATGGAGAGGGGTTGAATCAAAGAGGATTTGAACCAGAATCCCAGGAACAGGCAGAGAATGAGGAAAACAGTGGGGAAAGTAACAAGGAAGCTGTACCAGTAAGCGGTGGCACTGACGGACAATGTGAGGAAAACACAAACCTTGAGAAAGGACGGGAAAACACAGAGCTTCTCACAGCTGTGTCTACTGACTCTGAAGAACAGGACATCTCTGGCCCAACTCTCTGTGATGAGACAGAGGCAACTCTTAGTCAAATCCAAAGGGACCTGCAAGGAGAGAACACCCAGGAGTATGATCCTGGGACTAAAGGTCAAGTCATTCCAGAAAACTCAAGGATCACGGAATCTGAGATGATTAAGATGATTCTGAGGATTTCTGTATGTCTAGGGGAGGCAAAGACCAGCCCAAATCAGATCTCTCAGGGATCATTAAAGAAAACAGAAACAATAGGGATGGAGATGAAGAATCATCCAGGGCATCCTGCAGAGCATCAGGCAGAGACTGGCCAAGTAACATCTACTGGAACATCTGCTATCTCATCTACAGTCTCTAATGAACTGTTTATCTCTGAATGTCCTGACGAGGTTGGAATCAAGACAGATCAGCTCATAATAAACACTTTAAGTGAATTTGAGAAAGACACACAGAATTCTCTAGAACTTCAGCAACATCCGAATGATCATTTCAGGACAGAAAGCTCTGTGGAAATTGTGCCGAAGATCACAGACTCTGACGGACAGAAATTATCTGAGAGGGTTGAAGAGCTGGAGTCGAGTTCAGTGGAGAGCAAGCCAGATCAGATTTGGCAGGAATCTGTATGTGGCATGAAGGAAGATGAACCAAATACTAAAGAGCTTCAGGCAAAGGAGCTCCCATCCACTATCTCTGACAAAATGGTAACACCTATCATAACAGAGGAGGGGAAGACTAGACTAGACGAACAGGTGATCCCTGATTTACCAGAGAGGCTAGAAACCAGCTTAGTAAATACCTTACCAGGAGTTCAAGGTGATCAGAAGATGGATGTAGCAGAATCAAGGGAGAAACAAGGATGTACCTGTAAATGTACATGTAAACAATCCGAGAGTGATCAAGTACTGATGGAAAACTCACTGGATGTAGCTCTAACTCAGAGGATCAGCGACTCTAGTGGAGAGGTTATctcagacaggacagaggaggtAGAGCCCAGCCCAGACAGGATCCAGTCAGAATCACCCAGTCgtgtagagagagaagaatggtgCATCATTGAGGAGAACATCTATGAGGAGAATCTCCAGCAGGAAGCCATTCAGGAGGAGCAACAGACAGAACAGGGGGAGGCTTCAACAAGTTCACCAGCAGGGGGAGACAATGAGTTAAACGATGGGGCCTCCGCTggatatatagacagttgtgaagaAGCCGTTCTAATTGTGAAAGAGGAGGAAACCTATCTATCTGTAGAAGAAGAGCACATCAGCTCCTCACCCGGACCCTCGGCACTTGGCCAAGAGATACAGCCATTACCTGAggcggtggaggggagagagcgcCCCCCAGTGGAAGAAGCCCAGAAACAGGAGAGCGGTGTAAGAAAGGGACAAAGGGGCAATAGGAAGGGCAAGGGCAAAGTTCCTTGCAAAGTAAACTAG
- the lrrfip1b gene encoding leucine-rich repeat flightless-interacting protein 1 isoform X1 encodes MGTQITGTGRKRIPNRERLTAEDDALNQIAREAEARLAAKRAARAEAREIRMKELERQQKEEESERYSSRPSRRHTSISDDEERMSVGSRGSLRPSDYSGFLGSNSRASSRASSARASPVVEERSDRDFLEKGSRTASTLSAATLASLGGPSSRRGSCDTSISVETEASIREIKDSLVESEEKYRKAMVSNAQLHNEKSNLMYQVDTLKDSLIELEEQLYESKREYNDKAKEFERERHAHSVLQRQFNEMRETLKQSEELLTEVGQLRLKQDSCVREISDLQETLGWKEKKIGALERQREFSDAGVRDERDKLRDQVVHLKDTLKKHGIVLSPEVTTNGDAGQMIDGPRSADSTSRLAQESQPSHGGESMLGEAPEMQFDHGEVTTPGGGRLLHEADNYSHDQERALLEIESSDKLNQDKLNDSLQQQTDTEAEQSKYCDQETQVDVAVPEEAILVHFGDKETQIEYEEEKPQYCCTETLVEPAELEGAILVQREYTDGGSDNGEGLNQRGFEPESQEQAENEENSGESNKEAVPVSGGTDGQCEENTNLEKGRENTELLTAVSTDSEEQDISGPTLCDETEATLSQIQRDLQGENTQEYDPGTKGQVIPENSRITESEMIKMILRISVCLGEAKTSPNQISQGSLKKTETIGMEMKNHPGHPAEHQAETGQVTSTGTSAISSTVSNELFISECPDEVGIKTDQLIINTLSEFEKDTQNSLELQQHPNDHFRTESSVEIVPKITDSDGQKLSERVEELESSSVESKPDQIWQESVCGMKEDEPNTKELQAKELPSTISDKMVTPIITEEGKTRLDEQVIPDLPERLETSLVNTLPGVQGDQKMDVAESREKQGCTCKCTCKQSESDQVLMENSLDVALTQRISDSSGEVISDRTEEVEPSPDRIQSESPSRVEREEWCIIEENIYEENLQQEAIQEEQQTEQGEASTSSPAGGDNELNDGASAGYIDSCEEAVLIVKEEETYLSVEEEHISSSPGPSALGQEIQPLPEAVEGRERPPVEEAQKQESGVRKGQRGNRKGKGKVPCKVN; translated from the exons gaggagagtgagaggtacTCCTCCCGTCCTTCACGGAGACACACGTCG ATCTCAGACGATGAGGAACGGATGTCGGTGGGGAGCCGAGGAAGCCTTAGG CCTTCAGACTACAGTGGTTTTCTGGGCTCCAACTCTCGGGCCTCGTCCAGGGCCAGCTCTGCCCGTGCCAGCCCAGTG GTGGAAGAGAGATCAGACAGGGACTTCCTGGAAAAG GGTTCCAGGACTGCCTCTACTCTCTCAGCAGCCACTCTAGCATCGCTGGGAGGGCCCTCCTCTCGCAGAGGCAGCTGTGACACCTCTATCTCAGTAGAGACAGAGGCCTCCATTCGAGAGATAAAG GACTCCCTGGTGGAGTCTGAGGAGAAGTACCGTAAGGCCATGGTGTCCAACGCCCAGCTACACAACGAGAAGTCCAACCTCATGTACCAGGTGGACACGCTGAAGGACTCGCTCATTGAGCTGGAGGAGCAGCTGTACGAGTCTAAACGAGAGTACAACGACAAGGCCAAGGAGTTTGAGAGGGAGAGGCACGCCCACAGTGTTCTGCAGCGCCAGTTTAACGAGATGAGAGAGACGCTGAAACAGAGTGAAGAACTGTTAACC GAGGTGGGCCAGCTGCGTCTCAAACAGGACAGCTGTGTTAGGGAGATCTCCGACCTGCAGGAGACCCTCGGATGGAAGGAGAAAAAGATTGGG GccttagagagacagagggaattcTCAGACGCCGGCGTGCGGGATGAGCGGGATAAGCTCAGGGATCAGGTGGTCCACCTCAAAGACACTCTGAAG AAACATGGGATAGTGCTGTCACCTGAAGTAACCACCAATGGGGATGCAGGACAGATGATTGACGGGCCTCGCAGTGCAGACTCTACCTCCCGATTGGCTCAGGAGTCCCAGCCGTCTCATGGTGGGGAGAGCATGCTTG GCGAAGCACCAGAGATGCAGTTTGACCATGGCGAGGTGACGACACCAGGGGGAGGCAGACTTCTACATGAGGCTGACAACTACTCACATGACCAGGAGAGGGCACTACTGGAGATAGAATCTTCGGACAAGTTGAACCAAGACAAGTTGAATGACAGCCTGCAGCAACAAACAGACACTGAAGCAGAGCAGTCCAAGTACTGTGACCAAGAGACCCAGGTGGATGTTGCTGTACCTGAAGAAGCCATTTTGGTGCATTTTGGTGACAAAGAGACTCAGATTGAATATGAAGAAGAGAAACCCCAATATTGCTGCACAGAAACTCTGGTGGAACCTGCTGAACTTGAGGGAGCCATTTTGGTTCAAAGGGAATATACAGATGGTGGCAGTGACAATGGAGAGGGGTTGAATCAAAGAGGATTTGAACCAGAATCCCAGGAACAGGCAGAGAATGAGGAAAACAGTGGGGAAAGTAACAAGGAAGCTGTACCAGTAAGCGGTGGCACTGACGGACAATGTGAGGAAAACACAAACCTTGAGAAAGGACGGGAAAACACAGAGCTTCTCACAGCTGTGTCTACTGACTCTGAAGAACAGGACATCTCTGGCCCAACTCTCTGTGATGAGACAGAGGCAACTCTTAGTCAAATCCAAAGGGACCTGCAAGGAGAGAACACCCAGGAGTATGATCCTGGGACTAAAGGTCAAGTCATTCCAGAAAACTCAAGGATCACGGAATCTGAGATGATTAAGATGATTCTGAGGATTTCTGTATGTCTAGGGGAGGCAAAGACCAGCCCAAATCAGATCTCTCAGGGATCATTAAAGAAAACAGAAACAATAGGGATGGAGATGAAGAATCATCCAGGGCATCCTGCAGAGCATCAGGCAGAGACTGGCCAAGTAACATCTACTGGAACATCTGCTATCTCATCTACAGTCTCTAATGAACTGTTTATCTCTGAATGTCCTGACGAGGTTGGAATCAAGACAGATCAGCTCATAATAAACACTTTAAGTGAATTTGAGAAAGACACACAGAATTCTCTAGAACTTCAGCAACATCCGAATGATCATTTCAGGACAGAAAGCTCTGTGGAAATTGTGCCGAAGATCACAGACTCTGACGGACAGAAATTATCTGAGAGGGTTGAAGAGCTGGAGTCGAGTTCAGTGGAGAGCAAGCCAGATCAGATTTGGCAGGAATCTGTATGTGGCATGAAGGAAGATGAACCAAATACTAAAGAGCTTCAGGCAAAGGAGCTCCCATCCACTATCTCTGACAAAATGGTAACACCTATCATAACAGAGGAGGGGAAGACTAGACTAGACGAACAGGTGATCCCTGATTTACCAGAGAGGCTAGAAACCAGCTTAGTAAATACCTTACCAGGAGTTCAAGGTGATCAGAAGATGGATGTAGCAGAATCAAGGGAGAAACAAGGATGTACCTGTAAATGTACATGTAAACAATCCGAGAGTGATCAAGTACTGATGGAAAACTCACTGGATGTAGCTCTAACTCAGAGGATCAGCGACTCTAGTGGAGAGGTTATctcagacaggacagaggaggtAGAGCCCAGCCCAGACAGGATCCAGTCAGAATCACCCAGTCgtgtagagagagaagaatggtgCATCATTGAGGAGAACATCTATGAGGAGAATCTCCAGCAGGAAGCCATTCAGGAGGAGCAACAGACAGAACAGGGGGAGGCTTCAACAAGTTCACCAGCAGGGGGAGACAATGAGTTAAACGATGGGGCCTCCGCTggatatatagacagttgtgaagaAGCCGTTCTAATTGTGAAAGAGGAGGAAACCTATCTATCTGTAGAAGAAGAGCACATCAGCTCCTCACCCGGACCCTCGGCACTTGGCCAAGAGATACAGCCATTACCTGAggcggtggaggggagagagcgcCCCCCAGTGGAAGAAGCCCAGAAACAGGAGAGCGGTGTAAGAAAGGGACAAAGGGGCAATAGGAAGGGCAAGGGCAAAGTTCCTTGCAAAGTAAACTAG